The following are encoded together in the Candidatus Woesebacteria bacterium genome:
- a CDS encoding penicillin-binding protein yields MANTKSTKRKNRRIIKKATAPRKTGSKSMSTPQKSKKSGHIKITAKEKASHPKIFSTLFRRLFSFKRKPQKKPVTKTTREIRVIRLKKVIFFSVLIGTFLWIFWGIPLPTKLTKNEFPVSTKLYDRYGNLLFEIYADRRSTPITLQEIPDNVINATLSIEDKDFYKHYGVSITGLGRAAYKTIFKNKLEGGSTLTQQLVKNSLLTPERTLRRKIRELALTFIVETIYSKDQILEIYLNQIPYGSTAYGIEASAELYFNKSAKDLTLAEAALLAGLPAAPTRFSPFGAHPELASQRQELVLKRMYEDGHISESDMNKALNEDLHFADIHVPTAPHFSLWIKDQLAEKYGDAVVERGGLRVTTTLDLELQEYAQQAVATEVAKLKNNNVGNGAAIVTKPSTGEILAMVGSKDYFASDEDGKVNIIFRERQPGSSIKPLNYALAISDERISASTPLADVPTCFSVVGQASYCPKNYDNTFHGIPQVRYSLANSYNVPAVRVLAVNGLENFIEFASNMGISTWDDPNKYGLSLTLGGGEVLPFDMAKAFGVFANRGIKQELYAISKVENYKGELLYEVNPDEFDKGRVIDQGVAFIISHILQDNGARSAAFGSSSLLNVKGFPKVSVKTGTTNDLRDNWTVGYTGDAVVVVWVGNNDNSPMSRATSGVSGASPIWNSIMGKVLEFSTKEKYGQSNYESHLIQPDSVIGATVCSDNGNLAGDSPTCPTRYEYFLKDFVGSHLEWGQTDIAIDKATGQQADPKAPPESIETQNHPFVLDPLGTLYCLNCPIASFSAAINYPVFKKS; encoded by the coding sequence ATGGCCAATACTAAAAGCACCAAAAGAAAGAATAGAAGAATAATTAAGAAAGCTACTGCTCCAAGAAAAACCGGCAGCAAAAGTATGTCCACTCCACAAAAATCCAAGAAAAGTGGTCATATAAAAATAACTGCAAAAGAAAAAGCCAGTCACCCAAAAATCTTCTCCACCTTGTTTAGAAGATTATTTTCCTTTAAAAGAAAACCTCAGAAAAAACCAGTAACCAAAACCACAAGAGAAATTAGAGTTATTAGATTAAAAAAAGTTATTTTTTTCTCCGTCTTAATTGGAACATTCCTTTGGATCTTCTGGGGTATTCCTCTACCTACCAAGCTCACCAAAAATGAATTTCCGGTATCGACAAAACTTTATGACCGATATGGAAATTTACTTTTTGAGATATATGCGGATCGAAGAAGCACACCTATAACTTTGCAGGAAATACCCGATAACGTGATAAACGCCACACTATCTATAGAAGACAAAGATTTTTATAAGCATTACGGTGTCTCAATTACCGGCTTAGGTAGAGCTGCATACAAAACAATTTTTAAAAATAAACTAGAGGGTGGATCGACACTAACTCAGCAATTAGTTAAAAACTCACTACTTACACCTGAACGCACCTTGCGAAGAAAAATCAGAGAGCTTGCCCTAACATTCATTGTTGAAACAATCTACTCAAAGGATCAGATTCTGGAAATTTATTTAAACCAAATTCCCTACGGATCGACAGCATACGGAATCGAAGCATCGGCAGAACTGTATTTTAACAAATCCGCCAAGGATTTAACGCTTGCCGAAGCCGCATTGCTCGCAGGACTTCCCGCAGCACCAACCAGGTTTTCACCGTTCGGCGCCCATCCAGAGCTTGCCAGTCAAAGACAGGAATTGGTACTTAAAAGAATGTATGAAGACGGACATATATCGGAAAGTGACATGAACAAAGCGTTAAATGAGGATCTTCATTTTGCAGATATCCACGTTCCAACAGCTCCTCACTTCTCATTGTGGATTAAAGACCAATTAGCCGAAAAGTACGGAGACGCAGTCGTGGAACGCGGAGGTCTAAGGGTAACAACAACACTTGATCTCGAGCTGCAAGAATACGCCCAGCAGGCGGTCGCGACCGAAGTTGCAAAACTCAAAAACAACAACGTGGGAAACGGCGCGGCGATAGTAACCAAACCTTCAACCGGGGAAATTCTTGCCATGGTTGGTTCCAAAGATTATTTTGCCAGTGACGAAGACGGAAAAGTTAATATTATTTTTCGCGAGCGCCAACCGGGTTCAAGTATCAAACCACTAAACTACGCCCTTGCCATATCCGATGAACGAATCAGTGCTTCCACTCCCCTTGCCGACGTACCAACTTGTTTCTCGGTCGTCGGTCAAGCTTCGTATTGCCCCAAAAATTACGACAACACATTTCATGGAATCCCGCAGGTTAGGTATTCTCTGGCAAACTCTTACAATGTCCCCGCCGTCCGTGTACTTGCTGTCAATGGCTTGGAGAACTTTATCGAATTTGCGAGCAATATGGGTATTTCAACATGGGACGATCCCAACAAGTACGGCCTTTCTTTGACCCTTGGAGGTGGTGAAGTTCTCCCCTTTGACATGGCTAAGGCGTTTGGCGTTTTTGCCAATCGAGGTATCAAGCAGGAACTTTATGCTATCTCAAAAGTTGAAAATTATAAGGGTGAGTTACTGTATGAAGTTAATCCGGATGAGTTTGACAAAGGTCGAGTTATTGATCAGGGGGTGGCATTTATCATATCCCATATTTTACAGGACAACGGTGCCCGATCGGCAGCATTTGGATCAAGTTCACTACTAAATGTTAAAGGATTTCCCAAAGTTTCCGTCAAAACGGGGACAACAAACGACCTGAGGGACAACTGGACTGTCGGATATACAGGTGATGCAGTTGTCGTTGTTTGGGTTGGCAATAACGATAATTCCCCCATGAGCAGAGCAACATCAGGCGTGTCCGGTGCTTCGCCAATTTGGAATAGTATCATGGGCAAAGTATTGGAATTTTCGACAAAAGAAAAATATGGTCAATCTAATTATGAATCACATTTAATTCAACCCGATAGTGTAATAGGTGCCACTGTTTGCTCAGACAACGGAAATTTGGCGGGTGACAGTCCAACATGCCCAACGCGTTATGAATATTTTCTTAAAGATTTTGTGGGTAGTCATTTGGAATGGGGACAAACAGATATCGCCATAGACAAAGCAACCGGTCAACAAGCCGATCCCAAAGCTCCACCGGAATCAATTGAGACCCAAAACCACCCCTTTGTATTGGATCCGCTTGGAACTCTTTATTGTCTCAATTGCCCGATCGCAAGTTTCTCGGCAGCAATTAACTACCCTGTATTTAAAAAATCGTAA
- a CDS encoding CPBP family intramembrane metalloprotease, which translates to MKKINMPPKETVIKHSTLLVAYLLVVWGFYRFLVRLPEEIEEVIIKPILWLGPVAYFVKKEKLGVGSLGITTKNLFPSLFWAIGLGAIFTLEGVVINAIKYDTINFNANVGQTAMLIAFGISLFTATSEEITFRGYFYNRMAWVLKNDFVANLFTSFIWGLIHLPISIFWLELSFWGCVGYFLLTFVFGMGAAFIFSRTRNIFSSILLHSMWSWPIILFR; encoded by the coding sequence ATGAAAAAGATAAATATGCCCCCCAAAGAAACAGTTATTAAACACTCTACTTTGCTTGTTGCCTATCTTTTGGTTGTGTGGGGTTTTTACCGTTTTTTGGTCAGGCTCCCAGAGGAGATAGAAGAAGTAATTATTAAACCAATTTTGTGGTTAGGTCCTGTAGCTTATTTTGTCAAAAAAGAGAAGTTGGGTGTTGGATCACTTGGTATTACTACTAAAAATTTATTTCCATCACTTTTTTGGGCGATTGGGTTGGGGGCGATTTTTACCCTCGAAGGTGTAGTTATCAACGCAATTAAATATGACACAATAAACTTCAATGCCAACGTGGGACAAACAGCGATGTTGATTGCTTTTGGTATTTCTTTGTTTACAGCGACCTCAGAAGAAATTACGTTTCGAGGTTATTTCTACAATCGCATGGCGTGGGTTCTAAAAAATGATTTTGTTGCAAACTTGTTCACCAGTTTTATTTGGGGTCTAATTCATCTACCGATAAGTATCTTTTGGCTGGAATTGTCTTTTTGGGGATGTGTCGGATATTTCCTTCTCACATTTGTTTTTGGTATGGGAGCGGCTTTTATTTTCTCTCGCACCAGAAATATATTTTCTTCAATACTACTGCACTCAATGTGGAGTTGGCCTATTATCCTGTTTAGGTAA